A window of Gavia stellata isolate bGavSte3 chromosome 21, bGavSte3.hap2, whole genome shotgun sequence contains these coding sequences:
- the LOC104262025 gene encoding melanotransferrin-like: MKTVILIVLIIFTLLSSGKKFRWCTLSDLEQRKCAELSKALMAVLPLATVNSFARISCIRAHNTYDCIDKIRVNKADAASLDAGDVYSAVKLYGLTVVAKEIYDQGNCVFAVAIAKRGTLDIQRLRGARSCHNGARWTSGWNIPLGFLLARNDLSWDEAQPLSQVISEYFNASCIPGVGVAAPRLCALCQGQKSYVRDKNHFCETSSNEPFYDSEGAFRCLKDGVADVAFLDHLTIMGATESEQQEYELLCPDGTTAELTEYSTCNLGKGPGRGIITRHNFQKITNKFLTMIQRLFGRKGKERAKFELFTSAPFGGKNLLFRDATQHLQLLEEQLEIAYVLGLDYVALLKGLGHEGSSLDNSVVRWCCISDAELRKCEEWALSIKSDPLVCVQATSMTKCIEMIKSSEADAVTLDATHVYIAGKCGLVPVAAECYGGDCAPAAKSTEEAGKLIHLKHKALPPVYAVALAKKNAKQINIRNLRGRRSCHSHLYSPGGWLLPSRYTVGALESYTENCDIASVYQNYFWKGCMPGADGNLCKVCIGDSEVEGARVSSRCAASHNERYYGNMGALRCLVGNPSGRSFGDVAFLEHSNLLQNIKNLDSSGWAKGYTPIDFELLCPDGTRAAVTEWAGCNLGPIPPSTVMTRPVTVTKIYDFLMKSQEYLGSKLDSEFHLFQSWKYGESDLLFKDTTQYLVHASHMSYQEILGVSFFQLAESVFNCTPAAWHHGEQHRLVCITYSTELGSAILYNCYGEISIFVEIAGPIPWTKIQTVMSGTEGAQSGKCLAFAQSSLPVNKQLPQGTRLFHECCKQEQRWERKQEKVHKYD; encoded by the exons ATGAAGACAGTGATTTTAATTGTCCTAATCATCTTCACTTTGCTGTCTTCAG GGAAGAAATTCCGATGGTGCACCCTTTCTGACCTAGAACAGAGAAAGTGTGCTGAACTGTCCAAAGCACTTATGGCTGTGCTGCCCCTTGCTACTGTCAATTCGTTTGCTAGGATTTCTTGCATCAGAGCCCACAATACATATGACTGCATTGATAAAATCAGG gTGAATAAAGCAGATGCTGCCTCCTTGGATGCTGGAGATGTTTACTCTGCTGTAAAGCTGTATGGTTTGACAGTGGTGGCGAAGGAGATCTATGATCAAG GAAATTGTGTGTTTGCTGTGGCCATTGCCAAACGAGGAACTCTGGATATCCAGAGGCTACGAGGTGCGCGCAGCTGCCACAATGGAGCCAGATGGACATCAGGCTGGAATATTCCACTTGGCTTTCTCCTTGCAAGAAATGATCTTTCCTGGGATGAGGCGCAACCTCTGAGCCAAG TAATCAGTGAGTATTTCAATGCAAGTTGCATCCCTGGGGTTGGTGTTGCTGCTCCTCGACTGTGTGCTCTCTGCCAAGGACAAAAATCCTATGTCAGAGACAAGAACCACTTCTGTGAGACAAGCAGTAATGAACCCTTCTATGACTCTGAGGGAGCCTTCAG gtgcttgaagGATGGAGTGGCAGATGTTGCCTTTTTAGATCATCTAACAATTATGGGTGCCACGG AGTCAGAACAACAGGAATATGAACTCTTGTGTCCTGATGGGACTACAGCTGAGCTGACTGAATACAGCACCTGTAACTTGGGCAAGGGGCCTGGCCGTGGCATCATCACCCGCCACAACTTCCAGAAGATCACCAACAAATTTCTTACCATGATCCAA CGCCTCTTTGGGcgaaaaggaaaggaaagagccAAGTTTGAACTCTTCACTTCAGCACCCTTCGGGGGAAAGAACCTGCTGTTCCGGGATGCCACTCAGCACCTGCAGCTTCTTGAGGAGCAGCTAGAGATTGCCTATGTCCTTGGTCTGGATTATGTAGCTCTCCTTAAGGGACTTGGCCACGAAG GGAGCTCTTTGGACAACAGTGTTGTGCGCTGGTGCTGCATCAGTGATGCTGAGCTTCGCAAATGTGAGGAATGGGCACTGAGCATCAAATCCGACCCATTAGTCTGTGTCCAAGCAACTTCCATGACCAAATGCATTGAAATGATCAAG AGTAGTGAGGCTGATGCAGTCACCCTGGATGCAACACACGTCTACATTGCAGGGAAGTGTGGATTGGTTCCTGTAGCTGCAGAATGTTATG GGGGAGATTGTGCCCCAGCTGCTAAGAGCACGGAGGAAGCAGGGAAACTAATTCATCTTAAGCACAAAG CACTGCCACCAGTTTATGCTGTTGCCCTAGCTAAGAAAAATGCCAAACAGATTAACATCCGTAACCTTAGGGGAAGGCGATCCTGCCACAGTCACCTGTATAGTCCTGGAGGATGGTTACTTCCTTCCAGATACACAGTGGGAGCTTTGGAGAGTTATACTGAGAACTGTGACATTGCCTCTG TTTATCAGAATTACTTTTGGAAGGGCTGCATGCCAGGAGCAGATGGAAACCTGTGCAAGGTGTGCATTGGAGACAGTGAGGTGGAAGGGGCTCGAGTATCTAGCAGATGTGCTGCAAGTCACAACGAACGTTACTATGGCAATATGGGAGCACTCAG GTGCCTAGTTGGCAATCCCAGTGGAAGAAGCTTCGGAGATGTCGCTTTCCTGGAACACTCTAACCTACTCCAGAACATAAAGA ATCTGGACAGCTCTGGTTGGGCAAAAGGTTATACCCCTATTGACTTTGAACTCTTGTGTCCGGATGGAACGCGTGCTGCAGTCACAGAATGGGCAGGCTGTAACCTTGGCCCCATTCCCCCCAGCACAGTCATGACTCGACCAGTCACTGTCACTAAAATCTATGACTTCCTAATGAAATCCCAG GAATATCTGGGAAGCAAACTGGATTCTGAATTCCATCTCTTTCAGTCATGGAAGTATGGTGAAAGTGATCTGCTTTTCAAAGATACTACTCAATACCTTGTTCATGCAAGTCACATGAGCTATCAGGAAATTCTTGGAGTGTCTTTCTTTCAACTGGCAGAATCAGTGTTTAATTGTACACCTGCAG CATGGCATCATGGGGAACAGCACAGGCTAGTCTGCATAACGTACAGCACGGAACTAGGATCAGCAATTCTGTACAACTGCTATGGAGAAATCAGCATTTTTGTGGAAATAGCAGGGCCAATACCATGGACTAAAATACAGACTGTTATGAGTGGCACAG AAGGAGCTCAGAGTGGCAAATGCCTAGCTTTTGCACAGTCATCACTCCCAGTGAACAAGCAGCTGCCACAAGGAACAAGGCTGTTCCATGAGTGCTGTAAACAGGAACAGAGGtgggaaaggaaacaagaaaaagtgCACAAGTACGACTGA
- the PRR14L gene encoding protein PRR14L: MNIQARHASQREETLRPMEDQCLACQSEFDGPVPGSKQHLESLNKQPNTGLQTAANSVEETKTSIGSSQSEEILLKKGDNLPLLVHKYVREDSFQGTLKENAVHLDSLHGVRNEDCSGYVGFIRDLIEENTIELREHENRCEREDKGTLEESFSDSKSHCSQHACFIKCAKEKAELVFVGNKMQQSSPKMKWLVEDQENTVSAQFLPFSSIHGSLSYKPENMNVLSETENKKPLRIKSTLNNSCLRLTFEPGKETDAQKGIGPSNFGKFDIQESFNEIQADSETPSALNLGISLPEKEKLCMSSENTQIDSRGLSSVKVFNKDSSVTKPLSVTMSVKRKASSTENPSSENETASDFLNGEKGSRVCAHSKESLRDEGHGMLTVKDVDMTLPKSTYCGEKFKNTCVEEKMGREVAPRKKLPIDSFVDGEDCLWALLEYSRDSGSKVIPLSTENYGKVLEEIPSSNLNNLSEERKNATKLTNLAGTSLLPETVRDSQAEDASDAETSPELQYNTTPTFYPCMSILSNSCRESSSNCVVCSEICVPYKLNAQSKDNVKEIADGQDTIPTHSVCRENEALGSERLDQIEKCQVLKRKKKYQKMEIHLPNKAEQGQKPEYQEKAKITLQPSMLHSSEILCSSSNELVTSRNAEFEGPSEEIFAVRSSENKLCSTLQEVKRPKITTDIISSQFLKTQDSEMENLNLNLGYDEIPGAFGTANKLRGPLPLKRQPGRTCKKVPTSYQLKPVRKSKKIKSSPFFEIPPEIFPKQENTLLKSLYFPPTMETETAMRFVHMPRQRAKRCSLLNSLKFRKCTKELALLSKLSAIASQLLAPAESIRNLEPLPCSSEILPVAERYSQRRSKNLLEVFSCINRNLHSRWADSWCTKMFSFQPLALYPVESTKILFSDLSHKPPTSFLDTPVFPICFHIKLDSSHVTDLTGITFQHSVHHRPVWGEMSAPPSQWTFSFLLSQSCSDTTALTENSSLDNELHSSRSVTTPEAVALHPDHGRNAVAERRGGCSMLGLHTVLALSSPGCYRIWTRRRNLTSHIPTIQRLFISQFAQGLKGARYPTSVSDDLVSSLPYSLGRVLSIWSQHGPSARPSEITPLHSSHCKWQPSVGIENSYAMLPHLPVQSMEALQTACHEIRLEASFPLPLPKSCSLPESSPSPPRLLASEPQVHALDEADASVPACLRSQDDTELKKTEPEERPKKVSQIRIRKTVPKPDPNLTPMGLPKPKRLKKKEFSLEEIYTNKNYKSPPPARSLETIFEEPKEKNGRLISVSQQKRKRILEFQDFTLPRKRKTRSKIKAVGSFTRAKKAALESAELDALLTQKLMDLEAFFAKEAEQEQASSI; the protein is encoded by the exons ATGAATATTCAAGCACGACATGCTAGCCAAAGAGAAGAGACCCTTCGTCCAATGGAAGATCAGTGTCTTGCATGTCAGAGTGAGTTTGATGGCCCAGTTCCAGGCAGCAAGCAACATTTAGAAAGTTtaaacaaacaaccaaacacTGGCTTACAGACTGCGGCTAATTCTGTGGaagaaaccaaaacatcaaTTGGCTCAAGTCAAAGTGAAGAgatactgttaaaaaaaggtGACAACCTGCCTCTGTTAGTTCATAAATATGTAAGAGAAGACAGTTTTCAAGGAACTCtcaaagaaaatgcagtgcATCTGGACTCTTTACATGGTGTGAGAAATGAAGACTGTTCAGGGTACGTGGGCTTCATCCGTGATCTAATTGAGGAGAATACAATCGAACTAAGAGAACATGAGAACAGATGTGAAAGAGAAGATAAAGGAACTCttgaagaaagcttttctgaTAGCAAATCACATTGCTCACAGCATGCTTGCTTTATCAAATgtgcaaaagagaaagcagagctaGTGTTTGTAGGGAACAAAATGCAGCAATCTTCGCCAAAGATGAAGTGGTTGGTGGAGGACCAGGAAAATACAGTTAGTGCCCAATTTTTACCCTTCTCATCAATTCATGGGAGCCTGTCATATAAGCCAGAAAATATGAATGTgctttcagagacagaaaacaaaaaacctctgaGAATAAAATCTACCTTAAATAACTCTTGCCTGCGGTTAACGTTTGAGCCTGGTAAAGAAACTGATGCTCAAAAGGGTATTGGTCCATCCAATTTTGGAAAGTTTGACATCCAAGAATCTTTTAATGAGATTCAGGCGGATTCAGAAACACCATCAGCTCTGAATTTGGGAATCTCTCTgcctgagaaagaaaagctgtgtatGTCATCTGAGAATACACAAATAGACAGTCGTGGTTTGTCTTCAGTCAAAGTTTTTAACAAAGATTCTTCAGTGACAAAACCTCTTTCTGTAACAATGTCTGTTAAGAGAAAAGCCAGCAGTACTGAGAATCCATCTTCAGAGAATGAAACTGCATCTGACTTTCTGAATGGTGAAAAAGGCTCAAGAGTTTGTGCACACAGCAAAGAAAGTCTGAGAGATGAGGGGCATGGCATGCTAACCGTAAAAGACGTGGATATGACTTTGCCAAAAAGTACTTACTGTGGAGAGAAGTTTAAGAACACATGTGTAGAAGAGAAGATGGGAAGAGAAGTAGCCCCTAGAAAAAAGTTGCCCATAGATTCTTTTGTTGATGGAGAAGATTGTCTATGGGCCTTGTTAGAATATTCAAGAGATTCTGGTAGTAAAGTAATCCCTCTCAGTACTGAGAATTATGGAAAGGTTTTGGAAGAAATCCCAAGTTCTAACCTAAATaatctttcagaagaaagaaaaaatgctacAAAGCTCACAAACTTAGCAGGTACCAGTCTACTTCCAGAAACTGTGCGTGACAGTCAAGCTGAAGATGCGTCTGATGCAGAAACTTCACCAGAATTGCAATATAATACAACACCCACATTTTATCCATGTATGAGTATACTATCAAACAGTTGCAGAGAATCATCCTCAAACTGTGTGGTTTGCAGTGAAATATGTGTGCCTTACAAATTAAATGCACAGAGCAAAGATAATGTAAAGGAGATTGCAGATGGACAGGACACTATACCAACTCATTCAGTTTGCAGGGAAAATGAGGCTTTAGGTTCAGAGAGACTTGATCAAATAGAGAAATGTCAAGTACTTAAACGCAAGAAGAAGTATCAGAAGATGGAAATACATCTGCCAAATAAGGCAGAACAAGGACAGAAGCCAGAATatcaagagaaagcaaaaatcacACTGCAACCAAGTATGTTGCACAGTTCTGAAATCTTATGCAGCTCTTCAAATGAGTTGGTGACATCAAGAAATGCAGAGTTTGAAGGTCCTTCAGAGGAGATTTTTGCTGTCAGAAGCAGTGAAAATAAACTATGTAGCACTTTACAAGAAGTCAAAAGGCCAAAGATTACCACAGATATTATTAGTTCACAGTTTTTGAAGACTCAGgattcagaaatggaaaaccTGAACCTTAATTTAGGGTATGATGAAATCCCTGGTGCCTTTGGAACTGCAAATAAACTAAGAGGACCTCTTCCATTAAAAAGACAGCCTGGAAGGACATGCAAAAAAGTTCCCACATCATATCAGCTGAAACctgtaagaaaaagcaaaaaaattaaaagttcaCCTTTTTTTGAGATTCCCCCAGAAATATTCCCTAAGCAGGAAAACACACTTCTCAAATCTTTGTACTTTCCACCGACAATGGAAACGGAAACAGCCATGAGATTTGTGCACATGCCAAGGCAGAGGGCCAAGAGGTGCAGTTTGTTGAACAGCTTGAAATTTAGAAAATGTACCAAAGAACTAGCGTTGTTGAGCAAGCTGTCTGCAATAGCTAGCCAACTCCTGGCACCGGCCGAAAGCATCCGTAACTTAGAACCTCTGCCATGTTCTTCTGAAATTCTTCCAGTGGCTGAGAGGTACAGCCAACGTAGATCTAAAAATCTATTGGAAGTCTTTTCTTGCATTAACAGGAACTTACACTCACGCTGGGCTGACAGTTGGTGCACCAAGATGTTCAGCTTTCAGCCTTTGGCACTTTATCCTGTAGAATCtaccaaaatacttttttcagaCTTGAGCCACAAGCCTCCAACCTCTTTCTTGGATACCCCAGTTTTCCCAATTTGTTTTCACATAAAATTGGACTCCAGTCATGTGACAGACCTCACAGGGATTACATTCCAGCACTCTGTACATCACAGACCGGTTTGGGGAGAGATGTCAGCGCCGCCTTCACAGTggactttctcttttctcctgtctCAGAGCTGTTCAGATACAACAGCTCTCACAGAAAATTCCAGTCTAGATAATGAGCTGCATTCCTCTCGCTCTGTAACAACCCCAGAGGCTGTTGCCCTTCATCCTGACCATGGAAGAAATGCCGTAGCtgaaagaagaggaggttgCTCCATGCTTGGACTTCACACAGTGTTAGCACTTTCTTCCCCTGGATGTTACAGGATTTGGACAAGAAGAAGAAACTTAACCAGTCATATTCCTACCATCCAGAGACTATTTATATCACAATTCGCGCAGGGTTTGAAAGGGGCAAGGTATCCAACTTCTGTATCAGATGACCTCGTCTCTTCATTGCCATACTCATTGGGCAGGGTACTATCCATATGGAGTCAGCATGGTCCTTCTGCCCGTCCCTCCGAAATCACTCCTCTCCATTCCAGTCACTGCAAGTGGCAGCCAAGTGTGGGCATCGAGAACAG CTATGCCATGTTACCACACTTACCTGTACAGAGTATGGAAGCACTACAGACTGCATGTCATGAGATACG TCTGGAAGCTTCGTTCCCTCTTCCGTTACCAAAGTCTTGCTCACTTCCAGAATCATCGCCATCTCCCCCCAGGCTTTTAGCATCGGAGCCTCAGGTCCATGCCCTTGATGAAGCTGATGCTTCTGTTCCAGCCTGTCTTAGATCCCAAGATgacacagaactgaaaaaa acTGAGCCAGAAGAGAGGCCAAAGAAAGTCTCTCAGATCCGAATCAGGAAAACAGTTCCTAAGCCGGACCCTAACCTTACTCCAATGGGACTACCCAAACCAAAAAG GcttaagaagaaagaatttagtTTAGAAGAAATTTACACAAACAAGAACTATAAGTCCCCTCCTCCAGCCAG GAGCTTGGAAACAATCTTTGAAGAGCCCAAGGAGAAAAATGGACGCTTGATCTCTGTcagccagcagaagagaaagcGGATTCTGGAGTTTCAGGACTTTACTCTTCCCCGGAAAAGGAAGACACGAAGCAAAATCAAAGCAGTGGGTAGTTTCACCCGAGCAAAAAAAGCTGCGCTAGAGAGCGCAGAGTTAGATGCTCTTCTGACTCAGAAGCTAATGGACCTTGAAGCCTTTTTTGCAAAGGAGGCCGAGCAGGAGCAGGCCTCTAGCATCTGA